One window from the genome of Paracoccus zhejiangensis encodes:
- a CDS encoding RNA-directed DNA polymerase, protein MTRIVDLEAAAARSYLEKPECYFRSDFPPYISFEAILKETAATLGEDTYLAFQKTKPNRPVDMPGVNYELLSTKDGRFAWRPFELIHPAIYMTLVKIFCEESNWKLLQNRFKELHSGVVECTSFPMASNGDDKHDAVQVRNWWLRYEQRSLELSMDYTHLLKTDVSNCYGSLYTHSIPWALHGYKAAKATQNDKELFGNKIDFHIRNSRYGQTNGITQGSVLMDIIAELVLAYVDHLITENLTGEKNFHILRYRDDYSIFTLNDQRASEIVRVISDCLRKVGMQLGAAKTSVSTNIIEGAIKPEKLAGMQLENMDITQAKTIQKQLLRLHSFARLYPNTGSIKRLADSAFKKISTIAEPPEDLGVQVAIICDIAVISPSAFPALSGILAKLISLAPESDRQGIWGKVAEKLKRIPHNGHLEIWLQRVTRAKGVGLTFDSTEPICQIVNGNSVQLWNNDWISNQALLKALDVKKIVVSNPEELDAVPHTEELSLFREYAEFS, encoded by the coding sequence ATGACACGAATTGTCGATTTAGAGGCTGCTGCTGCAAGATCTTACCTTGAGAAACCAGAATGCTACTTTCGGTCGGATTTCCCTCCATACATCAGCTTTGAAGCTATTTTGAAAGAAACTGCAGCGACCTTGGGGGAAGATACATATCTTGCCTTTCAAAAGACAAAGCCTAACCGTCCAGTTGATATGCCCGGTGTCAACTACGAGCTTCTGAGCACGAAAGATGGGCGCTTTGCCTGGCGACCGTTTGAGCTCATTCATCCAGCAATTTACATGACTTTGGTTAAGATTTTCTGCGAAGAATCAAACTGGAAATTGCTTCAAAATCGTTTTAAAGAACTGCACTCAGGCGTTGTGGAGTGCACTAGCTTTCCTATGGCATCTAATGGCGACGACAAGCATGATGCCGTTCAAGTTCGAAACTGGTGGCTGCGATACGAGCAACGTTCTCTAGAGCTGTCGATGGATTACACACACCTGCTAAAAACAGATGTGTCTAACTGCTATGGTTCGCTCTATACCCACAGTATTCCATGGGCTCTACACGGATACAAAGCTGCTAAAGCAACACAGAATGACAAAGAGCTGTTTGGAAATAAAATCGATTTTCACATACGGAACAGTCGTTACGGCCAGACGAACGGAATTACACAAGGCTCTGTTCTGATGGATATTATCGCCGAATTGGTATTAGCATATGTTGATCACTTGATTACCGAAAACCTAACAGGAGAAAAGAACTTTCATATCCTAAGGTATCGCGACGACTACAGCATCTTCACGTTGAACGATCAGCGAGCGTCTGAGATCGTCAGGGTAATCAGTGACTGTCTCAGAAAAGTTGGGATGCAGCTTGGCGCTGCAAAAACTTCTGTTAGCACCAATATTATCGAGGGCGCCATCAAGCCCGAGAAGCTGGCAGGTATGCAACTCGAGAATATGGACATCACACAAGCGAAGACTATTCAAAAGCAGTTACTGCGACTTCACTCGTTTGCTCGCCTTTACCCTAATACAGGTTCAATAAAACGCTTAGCGGATAGCGCGTTCAAGAAAATATCTACGATTGCTGAACCTCCCGAAGATCTTGGCGTTCAGGTGGCGATTATTTGCGATATTGCTGTGATTTCGCCTAGTGCCTTTCCTGCGTTATCTGGAATTCTTGCCAAACTTATTTCACTTGCCCCAGAGTCAGACCGCCAGGGAATATGGGGAAAGGTAGCCGAGAAATTGAAGCGGATACCGCATAACGGTCATCTCGAAATTTGGCTGCAGCGAGTCACAAGAGCCAAAGGCGTTGGATTAACCTTTGACAGCACCGAACCGATTTGCCAAATAGTCAACGGCAATAGTGTTCAGCTCTGGAACAATGACTGGATCAGCAATCAAGCTTTGCTCAAGGCACTTGATGTCAAAAAAATCGTTGTCAGCAATCCGGAAGAACTCGATGCAGTTCCACATACCGAAGAGCTCTCGCTTTTTCGTGAGTACGCCGAATTTTCCTAG
- a CDS encoding DNA polymerase III subunit delta': MSATDDIPEPDRVPGAPHPRMAPRVIGQTAAVADFVSAARSHRLHHGWLITGPRGVGKATLAWSIARWLLTGAESDDLTAPPDAPAARRIAALSEPNVMLIRRPWDDKAKRLRAEITVDEIRKVLGFFHMSAAEGGRRIAIIDAADEMNTAAANALLKVLEEPPKDALILMIAHQPARLLPTIRSRCRELRLTPLAPEHMGSVLQDLGSEDDPEKLAALAGGSVGEALRLAGQDGLARYQDLIDLMDSLPSMDRQKALKLADQAAKRADADGDPFDLMVTLMDRLLSRLARAGLMGAPLPQAAEREGRVMARLSPDDRAARDWAGAQAELLARARIGRSVNLDPAALVMDMLTELAHLPPAQSARTS, translated from the coding sequence ATGAGTGCCACCGACGATATTCCCGAACCCGACCGGGTGCCCGGCGCGCCCCATCCCCGCATGGCCCCGCGCGTCATCGGCCAGACGGCGGCGGTCGCCGATTTCGTCAGCGCCGCGCGCAGCCACCGGCTGCATCACGGCTGGCTGATCACCGGCCCGCGCGGGGTGGGCAAGGCGACCCTGGCATGGTCCATCGCCCGCTGGCTGCTGACAGGCGCCGAAAGCGACGACCTGACCGCGCCGCCGGATGCCCCCGCCGCCCGCCGCATCGCCGCGCTGTCAGAGCCGAATGTCATGCTGATCCGCCGCCCATGGGACGACAAGGCCAAGCGTCTGCGGGCCGAGATCACCGTGGACGAGATCCGCAAGGTACTGGGCTTCTTCCACATGAGCGCGGCCGAGGGTGGCCGCCGCATCGCCATCATCGATGCCGCCGACGAGATGAACACGGCCGCCGCCAATGCGCTGCTGAAGGTGCTCGAGGAGCCGCCGAAGGACGCGTTGATCCTGATGATCGCGCATCAGCCGGCGCGGCTTTTGCCGACGATCCGGTCGCGCTGCCGGGAGTTGCGCCTGACCCCACTGGCGCCCGAGCACATGGGTTCGGTGCTGCAGGATCTGGGCAGCGAGGATGATCCCGAGAAGCTGGCGGCGCTGGCCGGTGGTTCGGTCGGCGAGGCGCTGCGGCTGGCCGGTCAGGACGGGCTGGCACGCTATCAGGACCTGATCGACCTGATGGACAGCCTGCCGTCGATGGACCGGCAGAAGGCGCTGAAACTGGCGGATCAGGCGGCCAAGCGTGCCGATGCCGATGGCGATCCCTTCGACCTGATGGTGACACTGATGGACCGGCTGCTCAGTCGTCTGGCGCGCGCCGGGCTGATGGGCGCGCCGCTGCCGCAGGCGGCCGAGCGCGAGGGCCGGGTGATGGCGCGGCTCTCGCCCGATGACCGCGCCGCGCGGGACTGGGCGGGCGCACAGGCCGAACTGCTGGCGCGGGCGCGGATCGGGCGGTCCGTGAACCTTGACCCTGCGGCGCTGGTGATGGATATGCTGACCGAACTGGCGCATCTGCCGCCGGCCCAATCAGCCAGGACCTCGTGA
- a CDS encoding D-alanyl-D-alanine carboxypeptidase family protein, whose amino-acid sequence MRAQLFRIAAMLLIALPGLAQAQAFDTNARAAWVYDVATGTVLMEKNADEALPPASMSKLMTVYMLFEAVREGRVQMDTRLPVSTKARQMGGSTMFLNEQDRPTVEELIQGIIVLSGNDACVVVAEGLAGTEEAFARQMTEKGKELGLTNSTFANASGWPDPRHRMSTHDLGVLAQHLIQDFPQLYKYFSETEYPFDNRAPSNRFNRNPLLKLGIGADGLKTGHTQEAGYGLTGSAVQGNRRIIFVVTGLPTETARAEEAERIVNWAFRQFTMKTLVPKGETVVEAPVWLGSTSRVALTTKDGLNVLIPGGAGDRVTAEVVYTSPIPAPIKAGQQLGELVVQIPGTGEARMPLLAATDVAEAGFLGRVKGAALRLGGRAVEAVGL is encoded by the coding sequence ATGCGCGCCCAATTGTTCCGCATCGCCGCCATGCTGCTGATCGCCCTGCCGGGTCTGGCCCAAGCGCAGGCCTTTGACACCAATGCCCGCGCGGCCTGGGTCTATGACGTGGCGACCGGCACGGTGCTGATGGAAAAGAACGCCGACGAGGCGCTGCCGCCGGCCAGCATGTCGAAGCTGATGACCGTCTACATGCTGTTCGAGGCGGTGCGCGAGGGCCGGGTGCAGATGGATACCCGCCTGCCGGTCTCGACCAAGGCGCGGCAGATGGGCGGCTCGACCATGTTCCTCAACGAACAGGACCGCCCCACCGTCGAGGAACTGATCCAGGGCATCATCGTGCTGTCGGGGAACGACGCCTGCGTGGTGGTGGCCGAGGGCCTGGCCGGCACCGAAGAGGCCTTTGCCCGGCAGATGACCGAGAAGGGCAAGGAACTGGGCCTGACCAATTCCACCTTCGCCAATGCCTCGGGCTGGCCCGATCCGCGCCACCGCATGTCGACCCATGACCTGGGCGTGCTGGCGCAGCACCTGATCCAGGATTTCCCGCAGCTTTACAAGTACTTCTCGGAAACCGAATACCCGTTCGACAACCGCGCGCCTTCGAACCGCTTCAACCGCAACCCGCTGTTGAAGCTGGGGATCGGTGCCGACGGGCTGAAGACCGGCCACACGCAGGAGGCGGGCTATGGCCTGACCGGCAGCGCCGTGCAGGGCAATCGCCGCATCATCTTCGTGGTCACCGGCCTGCCGACCGAGACGGCGCGGGCCGAAGAGGCCGAGCGCATCGTCAACTGGGCCTTTCGCCAGTTCACCATGAAGACGCTGGTGCCGAAGGGCGAAACCGTGGTCGAGGCGCCGGTCTGGCTGGGCTCGACCTCGCGGGTGGCGCTGACCACCAAGGACGGGCTGAACGTGCTGATCCCCGGCGGGGCCGGCGACCGGGTGACGGCCGAGGTGGTCTATACCTCGCCCATCCCCGCGCCGATCAAGGCCGGGCAGCAACTGGGCGAGTTGGTGGTGCAGATCCCCGGCACCGGCGAGGCGCGGATGCCGCTGCTGGCCGCGACCGACGTGGCCGAGGCGGGGTTCCTTGGCCGGGTCAAGGGCGCGGCCCTGCGGCTTGGAGGGCGCGCGGTCGAGGCCGTGGGCCTTTGA
- a CDS encoding ABC transporter permease, with the protein MAQALDPHAAIATQAGGIDDGPLTTADGQPLARALRRSQKRAKRRAFLLVLPLLAFILLTFVVPIAQMLQRSFYNDGFSANMPQVSAWFADTERGTDPDEAAWAALAADLTAAAENRSIGVVGTRINYDMAGTRSLFTSTGRKVRDGLEPPYQAALTEIDAKWADPVLWSTMREASSPVTTNFYLASLDRKRDAEGSITQVAENQRVYIMLFLRTFGLSLLITALTFVLGFPIAHLLATLPMRKSNLLMILVLLPFWTSLLVRTTSWIVLLQQQGVVNDLLVWANVIDANGRLQMIYNRTGTIIAMTHILLPFMILPLYSVMRTINPSYARAARSLGATSWTTFRRIYFPQTLPGLGAGALLVFILAVGYYITPALVGGSSGQLISNMIAMHMTDTLNWSMAAALAALLLAAVLLLYWCYDRMVGIDNLKLG; encoded by the coding sequence GCGCCGCGCCTTCCTGCTGGTGCTGCCGCTGCTGGCCTTCATCCTGCTGACCTTCGTGGTGCCGATCGCGCAGATGCTGCAGCGATCCTTCTACAATGACGGCTTTTCGGCCAACATGCCGCAGGTCTCGGCCTGGTTCGCCGATACCGAGCGTGGCACCGATCCCGACGAGGCGGCCTGGGCCGCGCTGGCCGCCGACCTGACCGCCGCCGCGGAGAACCGCAGCATCGGCGTCGTCGGCACCCGCATCAACTACGACATGGCCGGCACGCGGTCGCTGTTCACCTCGACCGGCCGCAAGGTCCGCGATGGGCTGGAGCCGCCCTACCAGGCGGCGCTGACCGAGATCGATGCGAAATGGGCCGACCCGGTGCTGTGGAGCACGATGCGCGAAGCCTCGAGCCCGGTGACGACGAATTTCTATCTTGCCTCGCTGGACCGCAAGCGCGATGCCGAGGGCAGCATCACCCAGGTGGCCGAGAACCAGCGCGTCTACATCATGCTGTTCCTGCGCACCTTCGGCCTGTCGCTGCTGATCACCGCGCTGACCTTCGTCCTTGGCTTCCCGATTGCGCATCTTCTGGCGACGCTGCCGATGCGCAAGTCGAACCTGTTGATGATCCTCGTGCTTCTGCCCTTCTGGACCTCGCTTCTGGTGCGCACGACCAGCTGGATCGTGCTGTTGCAGCAGCAGGGCGTGGTGAATGACCTTCTGGTCTGGGCCAATGTCATCGACGCCAATGGCCGGTTGCAGATGATCTACAACCGCACCGGCACGATCATCGCGATGACCCATATCCTGCTGCCCTTCATGATCCTGCCGCTCTACTCGGTGATGCGCACGATCAACCCCTCCTATGCCCGCGCCGCGCGGTCACTGGGGGCGACCAGCTGGACGACCTTCCGCCGCATCTATTTCCCGCAGACCCTGCCGGGGCTGGGGGCAGGGGCGCTGTTGGTGTTCATCCTCGCCGTGGGCTATTACATCACGCCCGCGCTGGTCGGCGGTTCCTCTGGCCAGCTCATCTCGAACATGATCGCCATGCACATGACCGACACGCTGAACTGGTCGATGGCGGCGGCGCTGGCGGCGCTTCTGCTGGCGGCGGTGCTGCTGCTCTACTGGTGCTATGACCGCATGGTCGGCATCGACAACCTGAAGCTGGGGTGA
- a CDS encoding MBL fold metallo-hydrolase, with translation MIRATILGCGSSGGVPRIGNRWGACDPTNPKNRRRRCALLVERVGEHGITRVLIDTGPDMVWQLIDANVTTVDAVVYTHAHADHTHGIDDIRQLAYNAHQRMPVWADAPTTRALVKRFGYIFETPEGSAYPPVADLNLIDGPFGIDGAGGLIQFLPFRVQHGDITSLGFRIGGLVYLPDVSFIPGECWPLIEGAEVFVCDALRLTPHPSHAHLALALDWIERSRAKRGVVTNMHIDLDHAETMKATPPNVIPAHDGLVIEVGVNAPAPQPLAEEPA, from the coding sequence ATGATCCGCGCCACGATCCTCGGCTGCGGCTCATCGGGCGGCGTGCCGAGGATCGGCAACCGCTGGGGCGCCTGCGACCCTACCAATCCCAAGAACCGCCGCCGCCGCTGCGCCCTTCTGGTCGAGCGCGTGGGCGAACATGGCATCACCCGGGTGCTGATCGATACCGGGCCGGACATGGTGTGGCAGCTGATCGACGCCAATGTGACCACGGTGGATGCGGTGGTCTATACCCATGCCCATGCCGACCACACCCATGGCATCGATGACATCCGCCAGCTGGCCTATAATGCCCATCAGCGCATGCCGGTCTGGGCCGATGCGCCGACGACCCGGGCGCTGGTCAAGCGATTTGGCTATATCTTCGAGACGCCCGAGGGCTCGGCCTATCCTCCGGTCGCGGACCTGAACCTGATCGACGGCCCCTTTGGCATCGATGGCGCCGGCGGGCTGATCCAGTTCCTGCCCTTCCGGGTGCAGCATGGCGACATCACCTCGCTGGGGTTCCGCATCGGCGGGCTGGTCTATCTGCCCGATGTCTCGTTCATCCCCGGCGAGTGCTGGCCGCTGATCGAGGGGGCCGAGGTCTTTGTCTGCGACGCCCTGCGCCTGACACCCCATCCCAGCCATGCCCATCTGGCGCTGGCGCTGGACTGGATCGAACGCTCGCGGGCCAAGCGCGGGGTGGTGACGAACATGCATATCGATCTCGACCATGCCGAGACCATGAAGGCCACGCCCCCGAACGTCATCCCCGCCCATGACGGGCTGGTGATCGAGGTGGGCGTGAACGCCCCTGCCCCGCAGCCCCTTGCCGAGGAGCCGGCATGA
- a CDS encoding AEC family transporter, whose translation MSDLFTVILPVFLVIGFGYLVAWRGWFSESAVDGLMRYAQNFAVPVLLFSSIARLDLGEGFRINLMLSFYGGAFAGYLAGWAGAKFIFKRPPADCVAIGFVCLFSNSLLLGIPIMERAYGPDALMGNWAIISIHSPLIYTFGITMMEFTLARGKNLSVGAVAARALGGVLRTPLVIGILVGFVVNLLTQAGLALPEGFWAGVDMLARSALPAALFGLGGVLLRYRPEGDMATIAMCCGISLILHPAISFGLGRGLGLDTDGMRSAVVTASMAPGVNAYIFANIYGAARRVAASTVLIGTLASVLTIWMWLAILP comes from the coding sequence ATGAGCGATCTTTTCACCGTCATCCTGCCGGTCTTCCTGGTCATCGGTTTCGGCTACCTGGTCGCCTGGCGCGGCTGGTTCTCGGAAAGCGCCGTCGATGGGCTGATGCGCTATGCCCAGAATTTCGCCGTGCCGGTGCTGCTGTTTTCCTCGATCGCGCGGCTCGACCTGGGCGAGGGCTTCCGCATCAACCTGATGCTGTCCTTCTATGGCGGTGCCTTTGCCGGCTACCTGGCAGGCTGGGCCGGGGCCAAGTTCATCTTCAAGCGCCCGCCTGCCGATTGCGTGGCGATCGGCTTCGTCTGCCTGTTCTCGAACAGCCTGCTTCTGGGCATCCCGATCATGGAACGCGCCTATGGCCCGGACGCGCTGATGGGAAACTGGGCGATCATCTCGATCCATTCGCCGCTGATCTATACCTTCGGCATCACCATGATGGAATTCACGCTGGCACGCGGCAAGAACCTGTCGGTCGGCGCGGTGGCCGCGCGGGCGCTTGGCGGGGTGCTGAGGACGCCCTTGGTCATCGGCATCCTCGTGGGCTTCGTGGTGAACCTGCTGACGCAGGCCGGGCTGGCTCTGCCCGAGGGCTTCTGGGCCGGGGTCGACATGCTGGCACGCTCGGCCCTGCCCGCTGCTTTGTTCGGCCTTGGCGGCGTGCTGCTGCGTTACCGGCCCGAGGGCGACATGGCGACCATCGCCATGTGCTGCGGCATCAGCCTGATCCTGCATCCGGCGATCAGCTTCGGCCTTGGCCGCGGTCTGGGGCTGGATACGGACGGGATGCGCTCGGCGGTCGTCACCGCCTCGATGGCACCGGGGGTCAATGCCTATATCTTCGCAAATATCTACGGCGCGGCCCGGCGGGTTGCCGCCTCGACCGTGCTGATCGGCACCCTGGCCTCGGTCCTGACCATCTGGATGTGGCTGGCGATTCTTCCCTGA
- a CDS encoding TatD family hydrolase yields MTDAPPAIVDSHCHLDFPDFDGQQGEIIARARAAGVTRMVTICTKMPNVPKVQALAEAHDGLFYAVGLHPMSVADQPPVTLDELLGYAAHPKMVGIGETGLDYHYTADSKDAQQVSLRLHIEAARRTRLPLIIHARDADEDMARILTEEYRNGDYSCVMHCFSSGPDLARAALDLGFYLSMSGIAAFPRSQELRDIFAAAPLERILVETDSPYLAPPPYRGKRNEPAYVAKTAAVGAQVYGIDYADFARATTENFDRLFWKAAA; encoded by the coding sequence ATGACCGATGCGCCCCCCGCAATCGTCGATAGCCATTGCCATCTGGATTTCCCGGATTTCGACGGCCAGCAGGGTGAGATCATCGCCCGCGCCCGCGCCGCCGGGGTGACGCGCATGGTGACGATCTGCACGAAGATGCCGAATGTCCCCAAGGTGCAGGCACTGGCCGAGGCGCATGACGGGCTTTTCTACGCCGTGGGCCTGCACCCGATGAGCGTGGCCGACCAGCCGCCGGTGACGCTGGACGAGCTTCTGGGCTATGCCGCGCATCCGAAGATGGTGGGCATCGGCGAGACCGGCCTTGATTACCATTACACTGCCGACAGCAAGGACGCCCAGCAGGTCAGCCTGCGCCTGCATATCGAGGCCGCGCGCCGGACCCGCCTGCCGCTGATCATCCATGCCCGCGATGCCGACGAGGACATGGCCCGCATCCTGACCGAGGAATATCGCAACGGCGACTATAGCTGTGTGATGCATTGCTTCAGCTCGGGGCCGGACCTCGCGCGGGCGGCGCTGGATCTGGGGTTCTACCTGTCGATGTCGGGCATCGCCGCCTTTCCCCGCTCGCAGGAACTGCGCGACATCTTCGCCGCCGCGCCGCTGGAGCGGATCCTTGTGGAAACCGACAGCCCCTATCTCGCGCCGCCGCCTTATCGCGGCAAGCGCAACGAACCGGCCTATGTGGCGAAAACGGCCGCTGTCGGCGCGCAGGTCTATGGCATCGATTATGCCGATTTCGCCCGTGCCACGACCGAGAATTTCGACCGGCTGTTCTGGAAGGCTGCCGCATGA
- a CDS encoding SRPBCC domain-containing protein, which translates to MSISETDMDFTVWAIIDKPRETVFEAVADPAQLSAYFTTGGAKGRMDRGATVSWEFGDFPGPFDVTVLIAEKPERIEFDWPAPSGNGLNRVIFRFEELPAGRTKVHVTETGWPATPEGLKQAYGNVMGWSQMLAAMKAWVDHGVGLREGMYV; encoded by the coding sequence GTGAGCATTTCCGAAACCGACATGGACTTCACGGTCTGGGCGATCATCGACAAGCCGCGCGAGACGGTCTTCGAGGCGGTGGCCGACCCGGCGCAGCTCTCGGCCTATTTCACCACCGGCGGGGCCAAGGGCCGCATGGATCGCGGCGCCACCGTCAGCTGGGAGTTCGGCGATTTCCCCGGCCCCTTCGACGTGACCGTGCTGATCGCCGAGAAACCCGAGCGCATCGAGTTCGACTGGCCCGCCCCCTCGGGCAACGGTCTGAACCGGGTGATCTTCCGCTTCGAGGAATTGCCCGCCGGCCGCACCAAGGTCCACGTCACCGAAACCGGCTGGCCCGCCACCCCCGAGGGGCTGAAGCAGGCCTACGGCAATGTCATGGGCTGGTCCCAGATGCTGGCCGCGATGAAGGCGTGGGTCGATCATGGGGTGGGGTTGCGGGAGGGGATGTATGTGTGA
- a CDS encoding DUF2270 domain-containing protein translates to MAEDGELRERKQLDSAEMGVLAHLYRGEVYRSTIWRTRLDTSTNWSVVTLGVALSITYSSPQASPLPLVLVGILIVFFLMLEARRYRYFNVWRARCRWLELHFIAPILKEGDLHLEEHWQDRLADDYMRPSYHVSMWTAVGRRIRRNYFWILLIQTIAYLGKLAVHPTPLTSAGQFLDRAAIGPLPGWLVLLMGAVYCASFGVIAVMSGRRDRRRAQKRRDPLGMG, encoded by the coding sequence ATGGCCGAAGACGGCGAGCTCCGCGAACGCAAGCAACTGGACTCGGCCGAGATGGGGGTGCTGGCGCATCTCTATCGCGGCGAGGTCTATCGCTCGACCATCTGGCGCACCCGGCTCGACACCTCGACCAACTGGTCGGTGGTGACGCTGGGGGTGGCGCTGTCGATCACCTATTCCTCGCCGCAGGCCTCGCCGCTGCCCTTGGTGCTGGTCGGCATCCTGATCGTCTTCTTCCTGATGCTCGAGGCCCGGCGCTATCGCTATTTCAACGTCTGGCGCGCGCGCTGCCGCTGGCTGGAGCTGCATTTCATCGCCCCGATCCTGAAAGAGGGCGACCTGCACCTGGAAGAGCACTGGCAGGACCGGCTGGCCGATGACTATATGCGCCCCTCCTACCACGTCAGCATGTGGACGGCGGTGGGGCGCCGCATCCGGCGCAACTATTTCTGGATCCTGCTCATCCAGACCATCGCCTACCTGGGCAAGCTGGCGGTGCATCCGACGCCGCTGACCTCGGCCGGCCAGTTCCTCGACCGCGCCGCCATCGGCCCCCTGCCCGGCTGGCTGGTCCTGCTGATGGGCGCGGTCTACTGCGCCAGCTTCGGGGTGATCGCGGTGATGAGCGGCAGGCGCGACCGCCGCCGGGCGCAGAAGCGGCGGGATCCGCTGGGGATGGGGTGA
- a CDS encoding ABC transporter permease, which produces MALPNYASPAERIWHWSYLLICTLIFIFLIAPILVIIPLSFNAEPYFTFTEKMRSFDPDGYSMRWYDSLLTFGMQAPDGPRNAGWWADAWANAKWINAAKNSIIIGFFSTILATFLGTLAALGLSRPEMPFRRAIMAILISPMIVPLIITATGMFFFYSNPCSVLGWVGLPTNCGRLAGTYLGVILAHATLGIPFVIITVTATLVGFDQSLNRAAASLGANPRTTFFRVTMPLILPGVISGALFAFVTSFDEVVAVLFIAGPDQQTIPRQMWNGIREQISPAILAVATILVIFSIALLTTVELLRRRSERLRGVTPH; this is translated from the coding sequence ATGGCGCTTCCGAATTACGCATCCCCGGCCGAGCGGATCTGGCACTGGTCCTACCTGCTGATCTGCACGCTGATCTTCATTTTCCTGATCGCGCCGATCCTGGTGATCATCCCGCTCAGTTTCAACGCCGAGCCCTATTTCACCTTCACCGAGAAGATGCGGTCCTTTGACCCGGACGGCTATTCGATGCGCTGGTATGACAGCCTGCTGACCTTCGGGATGCAGGCGCCCGACGGGCCGCGCAATGCCGGCTGGTGGGCCGATGCCTGGGCCAATGCCAAGTGGATCAATGCCGCCAAGAACTCGATCATCATCGGCTTCTTCTCGACCATCCTCGCCACCTTTCTCGGCACGCTGGCCGCGCTTGGCCTGTCGCGCCCGGAAATGCCCTTCCGCCGGGCGATCATGGCGATCCTGATCTCGCCGATGATCGTGCCGCTGATCATCACCGCGACCGGCATGTTCTTCTTCTATTCGAACCCCTGTTCGGTGCTGGGCTGGGTCGGGTTGCCGACGAATTGCGGGCGGCTGGCGGGCACCTACCTGGGCGTGATCCTTGCCCATGCCACGCTTGGCATTCCCTTCGTCATCATCACCGTGACGGCGACGCTGGTGGGCTTCGACCAGTCGCTGAACCGCGCCGCCGCGAGCCTTGGGGCCAATCCGCGCACCACCTTCTTCCGCGTGACCATGCCGCTGATCCTGCCCGGCGTGATCTCGGGCGCGCTGTTCGCCTTTGTCACCAGCTTTGACGAGGTCGTCGCGGTGCTGTTCATCGCCGGCCCGGATCAGCAGACCATCCCGCGGCAGATGTGGAACGGCATCCGCGAACAGATCTCGCCGGCCATCCTTGCCGTCGCGACCATCCTGGTGATCTTCTCGATCGCGCTGCTGACCACGGTGGAACTGCTGCGCCGCCGCTCGGAACGGCTGCGGGGCGTTACACCGCACTGA
- the tmk gene encoding dTMP kinase — MFISFEGIDGSGKSTQSRLLAEALRAEGRDVVLTREPGGSPGAEEIRRLLVEGAGERWSPETEILLFTAARRDHLERLIRPALAAGRTVITDRFADSTRVYQGATRGDLRGMVDSLHETAVGLEPDLTLVIDIDPATGLSRGKARGGSEDRFESLGLGFQEKLAAGFRALAAENPARVRLIDGSGAPEDVAARVRAALPA, encoded by the coding sequence ATGTTCATCAGCTTCGAGGGCATCGACGGCAGCGGCAAATCCACCCAATCGCGTCTTCTGGCCGAGGCTCTGCGGGCCGAGGGGCGTGATGTCGTTCTGACCCGCGAGCCGGGCGGTTCCCCCGGCGCCGAGGAGATCCGGCGGCTGCTGGTCGAAGGCGCGGGTGAACGCTGGTCGCCCGAGACCGAGATCCTCTTGTTCACCGCCGCCCGCCGCGACCATCTGGAACGGCTGATCCGCCCGGCGCTCGCGGCAGGCCGCACCGTCATCACCGACCGTTTCGCCGATTCCACCCGCGTCTATCAGGGCGCCACGCGCGGCGATCTGCGCGGCATGGTGGACAGCCTGCACGAGACCGCCGTCGGCCTCGAGCCCGACCTGACACTGGTCATCGATATCGACCCGGCCACCGGCCTTTCACGCGGCAAGGCGCGGGGCGGCAGCGAAGATCGCTTTGAAAGCCTCGGCCTCGGCTTTCAGGAAAAACTCGCCGCCGGTTTCCGCGCGCTGGCTGCCGAGAACCCGGCACGGGTGCGGCTGATCGACGGCTCGGGCGCGCCCGAGGATGTCGCCGCCCGGGTCCGCGCGGCCCTGCCGGCATGA